The genomic interval CTTTATTTTCGTGAATTTTTGTCCTAATAACACTGTTAAGAAGTTTATTTTTCCACATATCATTAGATCGATCGCTTATTGAAGCCAAAACTTGATAAAGTTAGCATCCATAAAGTTTGTTtgatatgtacaaatttttataGAAGTTTAAACGCAAACTTCTCAAACTTATAAAACTGGGCTTCAAGTTTATGATCCGAGTGTATTTCAATTTagctttaaaaataaactttcataTATACTGAATGGTAGTAGGGTATTGAAGTTAAATTTATGTTCATGTGTATGTttcctatgtataatattattattatataaaaatatgttttagaaTTGtcgtttattgtttttttcagGAGAAAGATCTCTATGGAAATGAAGTAGCACGGGCAGCACGTCCCCTTCCCGTGGAATACCTGTTGGTAGATGTACCGTGCTCGACGCCACGTGTGCCACTTGCCACTTTTACTCGTCCCCGAGACAACTATCAATCATTCCCAGTAGAAGCTCGTCCCCTCTCTTCCCAGACTCAAGACTTGAGAGCACTTGCTATTTACCTCGCACAATGGACGGACAACGACTTCCTAGAGGTGAATACCTTGTTCTAGATCTGTATTTTGaattgtatattaatcatatGAAACTCCATTTTCATGCTTCTTAATGAATtaacttaaatataataattttttatctgCTTTAGGCGATGTCGGACTTCCATGTATTGATTTACATAGCCACGATGGATGCATTGCCGATGCTACCTCACATGGATGAATTGTTGGAAGCTATAAGGACCAGGGATTCTGCGCTTGCAGCACGCTGGCGTCAATCTGGACATTGGGCTACAGTGGAACAGCTTATTGCTGCTAGTGAACATGACACAAATATGAGGTATGTTAATTCCAATCTTCCACATGACTGAATAATTCTGAACCAGTAAGTATATGCTGGTTTTCAatgtttattatgtatatgataatatggAATTGGGAAATGTGTTTGATGATATTTGTGATTTTAGTTCTTCCAGTGGTCAGTTACCTTCTGCAGACGATGGTCCCATGTGGACTTGCACTCATTGTACTTACCACAATGCTGCAAACAGAGATATATGCGAAATTTGTGTTTTGCCTAggtaaattgaaataatttgttttaatttatcatgtacaaaatgtgaataataatcatttatttgatttgttttcagaaccatgtgagaCTAGACATAAAGAAGGAAATGTattttatgcatatacatactcaaaatgcaagtaaaataaatgataaagcAATAGAtccattattataaataaagtacatgtgtatgattcacaattttttgtatggataattagatataaagtttctgttcaaaattaaaaaaataatctatttcAACACTCTGCTTTAACAGATTCATgtaagtttattaaatttgttttgttttacaattttactcaaaaaatgtatactttgcgtacacataatatattattcatgCAAGTGTTTATGATTTTGTTATGAGCTatctgatattttttaataggcAGATTTTCTAAGATTGCTTGATACATTACAAACGAACtagtatgtatgttgaatagATTTCTTTATTGTACTTTTTCTACCGACAGatttattaaatacttattaTTGTGGAATGgttaatagatataaaatttcaaaataattgttTGGCACCTGTGTGGGAGAAAGTctgtgattttttatatatcttttagagtaaatatttaaattttatgaatataaattttcaatataaacagAAAACCCGATTGATTAGAACCAAACAaaggaaaatattattaaaactagTTTTACTTTAATATCTAAAAAACTAACACCCATGTCTGTACTTGCAAAGAAATGGTTTATAAATTTAGAAGTGATTTCCTTAAAAACAGGGTTTAACAGTAATATTGTATTGTGTTCATAGTAGATGCATATTTTCTTTGAGTTACAGATCAATTCATAAGTTTTTGGTGCATCGATTTGTTAAAAACATttcttttatgaaaaaaaatataattcatcaGTAAATAACtgctataaaattattatagattaatTATTTGCTTATAGATTGGGTTCTTTACTTTTATGTTGTgttgatttatatgtatattttaatttatttcaatattcatgtttttacaGCAtgaatttgtacattttatgtatatctatgtacatttcaaaatattaccAAAACAACGGAtttttcaacaacaaaaaataaaatatatatatattttcatgggTAGTTAGTATGTTTTTGCTTATTTGTTTTTAAcgtgatttataaaaatgaaaatacagaatttttgtatgatctatatatgagaaataaataattgtatgctgaagtatatttttttcttggaTTTCGACTTTCGACGAAGTTTGACTGAACATATTACCCAGTATAAATACTCAGTAAATATGCAGCCCGACGATTTATGTATCTCTACAGCCCTCCACTGAATTCTCACAGGTTGCAACTGACTAGAGGCTGTGATTTCttgactttttttgattctcgagattcgagaatctcattttctcggaatatttgaatctcgagatttcagaatcttattttctcgaaatatttgaatctcgagaattcgagattttcttttttgtttcgaatctcaagaattctcgagaaagtataatttttttttttaaaatagtgaattgatttttttagcatataaaatcgacaacatcaaaaggacacaaacactacatatgtatattatatcgggggcttataactttattaaagacatgatgaaagaaagatatagagaaatacaatagaacattgaatagaaaagaaagtaaaattatataaaaaaaatattataaaagaaggcacgaaaagaaaaattaaaatatacaaaagtaatttaaaatagtaaaaataacaatatgtaacaaagaattttataaaattcccagtttCGCCACCCGactttgcccgtgtttttgtgaccgaacaaataataaaaatactgaacatctatgcatattaaaatactgaatatacattgattaatatataaggagcaaatacacgaataaataaataataaatcaaaaatctttgttttatgtgtgttacagtggggtcatattgtcagtgaaaatatattttcactaccgttttagtgatatcataaccgaatacttcCCCACTtgtgactagtacctacatgcacatacatatatgtaactttaaaatggtgcgatttcgttgtgacatgtgtatgtacttatatgatgaccggataaataataaaaatactgaccatctatacatattacaatacttaaATACTTACAataaatcagtcagtttattgaacaaaaacatgtgataaatttaaaatattctcgatattttcgagattctaataaacgatttatcgagatacgagaatctcgaattttcacaataaaatattctcgagaaacgagaatcaaaatttctcgagaaatctcgagacgagatttctcgatcacaacctctaccaCTGACCAAGTACCTATTAACATTGACTTCTTAGCTAAATTCCTAGCTAATCAGAATGTACGATGCTAATTtctataacaaaaaatatacatagtgaACTAGTTTAAAAGTTAAATTGTGcatcaatatttcaaaatcaaaataaaaatcattttgactttttcaaattcttaaattatttgttatgataaattaattaagcTGAAGACTACGAGAAAGTAGAAaccaaaattattaaatttatgatattacTCTTACAACgttattatttaacattaaaattcaaatagccaacgataacattaaaattcaaaagCATGCTCAACGATTATAACGTTTCCCTcttgttatatatacatatgtaactagtgGCCTGCGTGCAAAACTTGTGCAATcggtaaaaaattgaaattcggATCAACAGATGCCGCCATTTGATCggccgacatacatatataaacaaaatatttattatatacgatacccACTGCCTGAAGTGACATGCACAAAGCCCACACTATGCCGCGTCTATTTCCATAATATACGATTCCAAGAAGAGAAAGAGAGACGTAGCAGGGTTAACGGACAGCACTTCACACACACGCATTGGatgattattatatacgatataatatttaagtataGTACATTAGTAATTCTGAAATCGTTTTAGTTATTAATAAGAAACATTCATGACTCGATGATTATTTACAAACAAGAATTCTGTTCATACTGTTTTCACTCGATTTTCAACACACAATTTCGTTTTGCAGCCTTTTAAAATCGTGCCtagtataatatttgtaatttcatttttaccgTAGTGCTATCACAAATTGCCCCAAATCGACACACGACAaattcattattataaataaatttgaaattatcatCAATCATGTCCGTCTGGTGGTGCGATCTCTGGTGAtccccattgcattgtatgAAGTCAAGAAATGGACGCTTAAAATAGACATGAAATGTGCCGGAGGCGGATGCTGAGCATTTCATAGACCAGAGCATCGCAACCTGGTGACCGCGGAACTTCTAGTAGCGTCATCTTGATCTaacgcgtgtgagggagaaaaccgatgttagttaacgttttgtcacctacatatgtacatatggagggactagctagcgactgccgataaaatacatatgtacgtagccgACAGACTCTACGAGCCGTAAACAACGTGTTCCGCGAATACCAAAAGGTTGCGTGGCTCTGCCATAAATTACAAGAGGCACGAACGTCTTCATCCTCAAAGAGTtggcagtttcagagagactctccataacatgtaaaaaaaatgattttttcatactttggccatattgccaaGAGAAATGTCGAGTCTCGAGAACttggtagtcaccggaacactAGAGCGAAAGGATGGTCTCTATTTACATGGTCAGATCAAATTGAATCACAGAACTGGCGGAATTATCCCTAAACGCTGTTTTCAAGTTGGCACAAGACCGAGAGAAGTGGAGGCGGATCGTATACCGGATCCCAGatgatagaaaatgatcacgACATTTGGCATTGAGCaaatgagaaagaaaaaataatcaattatataggtcTATTATACAGAGTTGGTGCGTAGAAGTAaattaatacattaaataataaaaagacgccGTGTCCCATTCGCGCGCGAATGGGATGGGCAGAACGCGCCAACTGTACCAGTGGTGATGAATAGAGGGTAAGTGACCAATTTGTGATGAACTGTTTCAAGATGATGAACCgttgaatgcgatattttccaccttggtgagcgtagattatcggatattattttaacatatttatctggtaacctgcactcatcattactttcttaattttgtggcggctcgcttatacgacatggtcgagtttggatgccttcctgcgagtggggaccaacccggctgggttcggagagccactaccactctgcctttagctgtcatataataaacacgtgcattaacatgccagtcgtctcattcgttcatcctccataatttgattgtgatgtatgaatggaatcttaatctaccctcttccatttgggccacACAGGAATGTTTTGTAcctgtagcttgttcttatttattggaatagGCTGcgggtgcaagacattcctgtttttgtattttttcttattttaaattttaattactataaagttttttatgcttttgctttttgctTTTTGCTCAATTTTTTGCTTTTCTTTTTGttgtatcttttaattttttattttatttttgttttctccctctcttattttttttatattattttattatgtaagccattgtgacgcattaggttctccctgtaatgccacaatggtcaaaaagatgttaaataaataaataaataagatttaaaCTAGACCAATTGGTtgactttgataggaaacggttAACTTAATGACTTGAGtcataaatatctgaatttgatcactggcattattttcaattgttatttCACCAAGGACCTTTCAGTCGCTGGAAACACAAGCTAGCCACTGAGCTAACCACTATTGGTCCTTACCGTATGCCTAAATAAGGATAAATTAAgttgtattcgaataaaatgttaaaatagaTGGTGTACGACGAGGGTTGGTAGCACGCGTCGTTTCTAGCGGTGTGGTTGGCGGCGTGGTGTCACGTGACCGGCGCCGGCGACAGCGGCGGACACACGCGGCGGCTCGTCAGCCATCCTCTCGATTCCTACGCTTTCCACTGCCGCTGATTCGACTTCGTGTCGTCTTCATCAGAAATGGCCGAAGACAAGGAGCCCGAGCGCACCGTGCAGGAGCCGCTGGTGCTCACCAAGTACAAAATGGCTGCCGACATCGTCAATCGTGAGTTCTACGGCTTCGGAATCCCACGAAACCCCACGTCGACTCCACGGATATAGTCACGCTTTCAATCTCGAACCCCCCTCAATTCACCTTCATTTTCAACTTATTTTCCAACCCCATAGTTCAATCGATGCACAGTTGCACAATTGAAATTGTGCAACTTTCACGCGCGCAAATCGTAGCTAACCTGTACGTTTACGTGTTTGCGACGCGACACATTCGCCGACGGAAGTCCAGGTCACTGAACTGATCTGTGCGCTTCCGGGCCATATGTTCGGTTTGGCATCGTCTGAGTGGGCCAGTGGGCGTTTTGGACCGGTTTTGGCGGTTCGGGTTCCCCTCCCCCCACTCGCCGCGTTACCTCAAACATATGGAtgaacataacctcaaatctgACAGACGGGCTTAACttctatattttcatttgtttttagtGAATAATCGAATGTGATTTAATTCGacgtgttttatattttgttttcgaaaagtgtaatattttttttttatgaatggtTACAAAAATTTTCCgtcaatgtttatttattctGTGGACAATTTGTGTGTAGCAATCCTTTGTACAGCACTGAGGGTAGTGTTATAATactataaatcaattaaatatataaatttcattattaaactaATGTTTTACGTCCATTGACATGTAAACACATTTGCAAAGAATAATACATATcgtaaaaattttctttttaaatttgctATGGAAAAAAAcggtcaaatttaaatataataatcaaaagcAATATAACTTGAActaatgtataaatttaaaaataatacttctcTTAAAAAAACCAATACGATGTTGAGCCCCTTTCCACGTATTGTTCGTCCATATCCATACAGAAcaacaattataattttaatttattttatacagttGTAAGTGATCATTTTAAgtgaatatttatatcaatgttCATAGTTTAGTATGTGAGTGAAAAGAtgaacaaatattttatatctgaAATTAGGACATGGAAGTTGAGTATATGAAATGATATACGACAAAAATACTCTGGAGTAAATAATAAGATTATTATGAACATGGTAAAGATGTTGTAAGAGAGATTTGAATGAAATCGTAAGAGGTAGATGATCGGTATAAAATAGACGAAGGAATTGCTTGTATGGTATCTGAGAAGATTTTATTGTGCTAAAATTAGATTCACAAAGAATCGTGTAAGGAAGGAAGTTGATAGTGTAATTATCTCAAAATAAATTGATGCATATTTCTACTTGTACttgaaaataaagtaataatctaTGTTTTCTATGTGCAGGTATATTGGGCTTGGTTCTCCAGAAGTGTGTAGCTGGTGCGTCCGTAAGGGAGATTTGTGAATATGGTGATAATTTGATCACAGAAGATACGTCGAAAgtctttaaaaaagaaaaagaaatgaAGAAAGGAATCGCTTTTCCGACTTGTGTATCAATCAACAACTGTATTTGTCATTTTTCACCCCTGCCCAGTGAGGCCGATCATATGCTTAAAGAAGGCGAACTtgctaaaatgtattattttgatCTATTATTTCAGTGCAATACGTGTTTATGGAGAACTTGACTAATTTTGTGTCGTTTTTAGTGATTTAGGAGCGCACATAGATGGATTCATAGCTGTCGTTGCTCATTCAATTATTGTTAGTAAGCCCGTCGAGAATGAAGAAGCAGAGAAGAAAAAAGTAACGGGTCGTCAAGCTGATGTATTGAAGGCAGCTTATCTTGCCAGTGAAGTTGCCCTCAGGCTCCTGAAATCTGGAAATGAggtattcaaattttttcattcatactgtaaatagtattttttttaaaatttaataactttttttcttaaatcTTCAGACCGGTGCTGTGACAGATGCTGTCAATAAAGTTGCTACAGCTTTCAAATGTAAACCTGTGGAAGGCATGCTCTCTCACCAATTGAAGCAATTTAAGATTGATGGAGAAAAAACTATCATTCAAAATCCCACTGCAGCTCAGAAGAAAGAACATGAAAAGTTTAAATTTGATCTGCATGAAGTATATGCAATGGATGTTCTGGTCTCCACTGGAGAGGGTGTggtaagatttttttatttatttaatttgaatttcataCATTCAAAGTTTGCTTATTGTGACTTAAATTTTAGGGAAGAGAATCCGAAAAACGAGTTACAGTCTACAAAAAGACTGAAGAGACCTATCAATTGAAACTTAAAACTGCTAGAATG from Arctopsyche grandis isolate Sample6627 chromosome 9, ASM5162203v2, whole genome shotgun sequence carries:
- the LOC143916940 gene encoding proliferation-associated protein 2G4, with protein sequence MAEDKEPERTVQEPLVLTKYKMAADIVNRILGLVLQKCVAGASVREICEYGDNLITEDTSKVFKKEKEMKKGIAFPTCVSINNCICHFSPLPSEADHMLKEGELAKIDLGAHIDGFIAVVAHSIIVSKPVENEEAEKKKVTGRQADVLKAAYLASEVALRLLKSGNETGAVTDAVNKVATAFKCKPVEGMLSHQLKQFKIDGEKTIIQNPTAAQKKEHEKFKFDLHEVYAMDVLVSTGEGVGRESEKRVTVYKKTEETYQLKLKTARMFYIEVKHKHGAMPFNLRSFENEVKARMGIVECINHKVIEPFPVLYEKPGELVAHFKFTVLLLPSGPLRITGLPVDVDQFETENAVTDPELLALLNLASRKTNKKKKKTKPAPEKPVETEASAE